The Weissella confusa DNA window CTTATCCAAGGGTGTTGTGCGTTCTAGCAACCAGCTAGCCACCCACCCTGTCGATTCATCTTCACGACGCACTTGGTACCAGCCATTGTCTTCTTGCAAAATTTGTAAGTGTTCTCCTTGTTTCAGAACCGAAATAGGCGTACTTGTCACCCCGCGTTTTTCACGCAAGGTTAGGTTCGGAATCTGCACCGTAATTTGCTGATTATACAGCATCACCGTCGTAACGGAAACCGCAATCGCCAGCATACCAACGGTGATTGCCAACGGCACCCAAAACTTCGTAATCCATGCCAACATTAACCGGCCTAGTTTTTGCATGTTGTCATGTCCTTTCTCTAATTAATGTCATTAAACAGTTTACCTTATTTCGAACAAAAAACGGCACCCACTTTTTGTGAGTGCCGTTTAATTTAAGTCTTCTATTTGGGTAAAACCCGAATTAGAAAGTCTTACCTTCCCATTCGTTTGATGGCAATGCATCAAAGTCATACGTTGCAACGTCGGCAACATCCGTGATAAAGGCGTGGGCTGGTACAGACATCATCAAGTTGATGCCACCTTCCTTTTCCTTCACCAAGATAACTGGCTTCTTCGTTGCTTCTGAGTAACCTATCTCCCAGGCAGTACCTGGATCAACGTGCTCACCCTCATAGTCAATCACAGCAATTACAACTTCGGCTGGATCCAAGTGATCCTTATCACCCTTGTAAATTGCCTTTGCCCATTCCTTTGAACCGAATTCAAATTCGTCGTGTTGCTCAGTACGTGGACTGAAGAATTCTGATACCGTTGGGTTGGCTGCTAGAGCCTTTTCCATACGTTCAATACGATCAATTTGGTCATCATCAAAAAATGGACCGGCTAGGTAGACGCGCTTCATAAAATTCCCTCTTCATCTAACTTTTATTATTTAGTCTTACCCAATAATTCTACCTGACGAATAGTGAACAAGCAACATCTACATAAATGGCGCATCTGCTTTATTGGCAAATGGTGCTGACGCTGTTTTAGCCACCTGAACTTGCGTGTGTAGCAACGATGCATTGGCATGCGTCAAATCTGGAATATACACCACTTCCATGTCGTACGTCTGCCCCTCACAGCGTACGACTTTCCCGATGAACGGCCGGTCAATGCCCTTTGCTTCATCGCAATGGGCCAAGTCGCCAACTTGTAACTCATAATCTTGCATAGGCACTTCCCCCTGTACTAGTCTTTGCGATTAGTGTACCCAGCGCGTTTGATGAAGCCACGCATAATTATTGATTTTTTCTCGGAGTTAGTGTGCCACGTATTGGCGTTGTTGATCCTTCAAACCAGCCAAGACAAACTTAGCTGGATCAGCTGAGATATCAAACTCGCGATCTTCTGAACCGTGCAAACCAGCCATAAACACTTCCTCGTATGCTGGAATCGTCAAATACTCACGATTCTCAAACAACGCGTCCATTTGACCAGCAATCAAGCCATCGCGGAAATTAGGTTGCAAAATAGCTGAGTAGAACTCACCCTCGGCACCAGAACCATATGAGAAGATACCCAAACGGTCACCAGCAGCCAAGTCTTCAGAGTTGGCCAACAATGAGTACAAGCTCAAGTAAACTGAACCCGTGTACAAGTTTCCAATTCGCTTGTTGTAAACTCGGCTGGCTTCAAATTCGTTCAACAAGTCAGCTTGCTTAGCTTCATCCGCCTCAGGCAAAATGTCGCGCAAAGCCTTCAAGCCCATCTTCGTGAATGGCAAGTGGAATGCGTATGCCTTAAAGTCGTTAATTGAACGACCCGTCTTCTCCTTGTATCGTGACCACAAATCACGGAAGAACTCACGGTAAACTTCAGCAGAGTACTTACCATCAACCAAAGCTTCTTCAGCATAAACCGGACGCCAGAAATCCATCACGTCGCGTGACATGAATTGGTTGTCGCGATTCAATTCAAGAATACGTGGGTTTTCAGTGACCAACATGGCCACCGCACCAGCACCTTGCGTGACTTCACCTGGTGTGTGCAAACCGTAACGGGCAATATCAGATGCCATGACCAACACCTTTGAACCAGGGTGCAAAGCAACGTAGTCACGCGCTTGCATCAAACCGTACGTACCAGCGTAGCAAGCTTGCTTCATTTCAATCGTGCGTGCATATTCATTCAAGCCCAACAAACGTTGTACATAAACAGCCGCTG harbors:
- a CDS encoding hydroxymethylglutaryl-CoA synthase; translation: MAVIGIDKMSFFSPHQYIDMVDLANARNEEPDKYLIGIGETEQAVVPPTQDVVTMAANAADQLLTAEERAEIDTIIFATESGIDNSKSAAVYVQRLLGLNEYARTIEMKQACYAGTYGLMQARDYVALHPGSKVLVMASDIARYGLHTPGEVTQGAGAVAMLVTENPRILELNRDNQFMSRDVMDFWRPVYAEEALVDGKYSAEVYREFFRDLWSRYKEKTGRSINDFKAYAFHLPFTKMGLKALRDILPEADEAKQADLLNEFEASRVYNKRIGNLYTGSVYLSLYSLLANSEDLAAGDRLGIFSYGSGAEGEFYSAILQPNFRDGLIAGQMDALFENREYLTIPAYEEVFMAGLHGSEDREFDISADPAKFVLAGLKDQQRQYVAH
- a CDS encoding nucleoside 2-deoxyribosyltransferase gives rise to the protein MKRVYLAGPFFDDDQIDRIERMEKALAANPTVSEFFSPRTEQHDEFEFGSKEWAKAIYKGDKDHLDPAEVVIAVIDYEGEHVDPGTAWEIGYSEATKKPVILVKEKEGGINLMMSVPAHAFITDVADVATYDFDALPSNEWEGKTF